In Desulforamulus hydrothermalis Lam5 = DSM 18033, a genomic segment contains:
- the rapZ gene encoding RNase adapter RapZ — protein MAEPGLLIVTGMSGAGKTQAVQSLEDLGYFCVDNLPPALIPKFAELVSQSGGKIDKVALVVDIRGGAFFSQATEVLHDLSRQGYRYEILFLEASDETLVRRYKESRRRHPLDTQGQVLEVIREERKLLREIRGRANKIIDTSNLSNNQLKEQIISQYGGEKETGRLLITVMSFGYKYGLPLDADLVIDVRFLPNPHYIPELRCLTGNDVPVQRHVLDQDVTKEFMEKLIDFVTFLIPHYQNEGKATLMIAIGCTGGRHRSVTLANKLGDVLTEKGCRVNVRHRDIMRV, from the coding sequence GTGGCCGAGCCAGGCTTACTAATTGTCACCGGTATGTCGGGAGCGGGTAAAACACAGGCCGTGCAGAGCTTGGAAGATTTGGGCTACTTTTGTGTGGATAACCTGCCGCCGGCCCTCATTCCGAAATTCGCCGAGCTGGTTTCCCAGTCCGGCGGCAAAATAGATAAGGTGGCCCTGGTGGTGGATATCCGGGGCGGGGCCTTTTTCAGCCAGGCCACCGAGGTGCTGCACGACCTCAGCCGGCAGGGCTACCGGTACGAAATACTGTTTTTGGAAGCATCCGATGAAACCCTGGTGCGGCGTTATAAAGAATCCCGGCGCCGTCACCCGCTGGATACCCAGGGCCAGGTGCTGGAAGTGATCCGGGAGGAGCGGAAACTGCTGCGGGAAATCCGGGGCCGCGCCAACAAAATCATTGATACTTCCAACCTATCCAATAACCAGTTGAAAGAACAAATTATCAGCCAGTACGGCGGGGAAAAAGAGACCGGCCGTTTGCTGATAACCGTCATGTCTTTCGGTTACAAGTACGGCCTGCCCCTGGATGCCGACCTGGTGATTGATGTGCGGTTTTTGCCCAATCCCCATTACATTCCGGAACTGCGCTGTCTTACCGGCAACGACGTACCGGTGCAGCGGCATGTGCTGGACCAGGATGTAACCAAAGAATTTATGGAAAAATTAATTGATTTTGTTACCTTTTTAATTCCCCATTATCAAAACGAGGGTAAGGCCACCTTGATGATCGCCATTGGCTGTACCGGCGGCAGGCACCGTTCGG
- a CDS encoding HPr family phosphocarrier protein, whose product MTKILPSTTKLDPQAAARFVKAAHQFKAHISLEKAGYRVNGKSIMGLLELTHRAGSEITLTAEGPDAEQALQVLGEMLAKELQS is encoded by the coding sequence ATGACAAAAATTTTGCCAAGCACAACCAAGTTGGACCCACAGGCAGCTGCCCGGTTTGTTAAAGCAGCTCATCAGTTCAAGGCCCACATCAGCCTGGAGAAAGCCGGCTACCGGGTTAACGGCAAAAGCATTATGGGTTTGCTGGAATTAACCCACCGGGCCGGCAGCGAGATCACCCTGACCGCCGAAGGGCCGGATGCCGAACAGGCCCTGCAGGTGCTGGGGGAGATGCTGGCAAAGGAACTGCAAAGCTAA
- a CDS encoding Cof-type HAD-IIB family hydrolase: MTKYKMLAIDLDDTLLNSRLEISQRNQEYIRRARQAGVYVTLATGRMYCSALPYARQLELNLPLITYQGALVKEAGTGETLLHRPVPLELAREVIRLARSRGYHINVYVNDTLYVAKLTPEAENYRRISGITPHPVGDLLAFLQEPPTKVLLVGEPDALSQLGQQMQRYFAGRLHVTKSKPHFLEFSHPAATKGHALDTLARRQGLTPQQVIAIGDAPNDLEMLAYAGLGVVMGNALPEVKEKADYVTLTNDQDGVAEVIARFILEDGTARDGEY, from the coding sequence TTGACCAAGTATAAAATGCTGGCCATCGACCTGGACGACACCTTGCTTAACAGCCGGCTGGAAATATCACAGCGCAACCAGGAATATATCCGGCGGGCCCGGCAGGCGGGGGTATATGTAACCCTGGCCACCGGGCGCATGTATTGTTCCGCCCTGCCCTATGCCCGGCAACTGGAACTCAACCTGCCCTTAATTACTTACCAGGGGGCGCTGGTAAAGGAAGCAGGCACCGGTGAAACACTGCTTCACCGGCCGGTGCCGCTGGAACTGGCCCGGGAGGTAATCCGGCTGGCCCGGTCCCGGGGCTATCACATTAATGTTTATGTTAACGATACCCTGTATGTGGCCAAACTAACGCCGGAGGCGGAAAACTACCGGCGCATTTCCGGCATCACCCCCCATCCGGTGGGCGATTTGCTGGCCTTTTTACAGGAACCGCCCACCAAGGTGCTGCTGGTGGGAGAACCGGATGCGCTGAGCCAACTGGGGCAACAAATGCAGCGGTATTTTGCCGGCCGTTTGCACGTTACCAAATCCAAGCCACACTTTTTAGAATTTTCCCATCCCGCCGCCACCAAAGGCCACGCCCTGGACACCCTGGCCCGGCGCCAGGGCCTGACACCGCAGCAAGTTATTGCCATCGGGGATGCGCCCAACGACCTGGAAATGCTGGCCTATGCCGGCCTGGGGGTGGTAATGGGCAACGCCCTGCCGGAAGTAAAGGAAAAAGCCGACTATGTTACCCTGACCAACGACCAGGACGGGGTGGCGGAGGTTATTGCCAGGTTTATCCTGGAGGATGGAACAGCCCGGGACGGAGAATATTAA
- the uvrC gene encoding excinuclease ABC subunit UvrC, with translation MALADKIKNIPARPGVYLYKDEAGQVIYVGKAVSLKNRVRSYFQAGARQSPKVQAMLRRAADLEYIVTDSEMEALILENNLIKEHRPKYNVLLKDDKTYPYIKVTLQEEFPRVQVTRRVLKDGARYFGPFTSAGAVHETLRLLKKIFPLRSCQQRQPAGRQRPCLNYHIKRCLGPCCNLVDRAAYRETVKEVVLFLEGRQEDLIKRLRRRMEEAADHLEFEKAAELRDQLQAVEKIVERQKVVATDPVDQDVIAMARGFDEACLTVFFIRGGKLIGRENYFLEGTDARERGEVMAAFVQQFYNQTEFVPGEILLSEEIAGADLVAAWLSELRGGKVYLKVPQRGDKHKLVAMAAQNALLALEQARLERQADRQAVADALGELAAALGLPQPPRRLECYDISNIQGAETVASMVVFEEGKPARRQYRRFKIRTVEGPNDFAAMQEVISRRLARYREEQQQLAAGTLAVHQAKFSSLPDLIIIDGGKGQLAAARQAMAAQGFAHIPAFGLAKEEELLFAPDRPEAIRLPRESRALQLLQRLRDEAHRFAVTYHRQLRSKRNLKSILDEIEGIGPVRRRELYKAFASLEAIKQATLEELARVPGMNKKAAEAVYLFLREQE, from the coding sequence TTGGCGTTAGCAGACAAAATAAAAAACATACCCGCCCGCCCGGGGGTTTATCTCTATAAAGATGAGGCCGGGCAGGTAATTTATGTGGGCAAAGCGGTTTCCTTAAAAAACCGGGTGCGCTCCTATTTTCAGGCAGGGGCCCGGCAGTCGCCCAAGGTGCAGGCTATGCTGCGCCGGGCGGCCGACTTGGAGTACATTGTTACCGATTCGGAAATGGAAGCCCTGATTTTAGAAAACAACCTGATAAAAGAACACCGGCCCAAATATAACGTCTTATTAAAAGATGATAAAACTTACCCCTATATTAAAGTAACCCTGCAGGAGGAATTTCCCAGGGTGCAGGTGACCCGCCGGGTTTTAAAGGACGGTGCCCGCTATTTCGGCCCTTTTACCAGCGCCGGTGCGGTGCACGAAACCCTGCGGCTGTTAAAGAAAATTTTTCCCTTGCGCAGCTGTCAGCAGCGGCAGCCGGCCGGCCGGCAGCGCCCCTGCTTGAATTACCACATCAAGCGCTGCCTGGGGCCCTGCTGTAATTTGGTGGACCGGGCCGCTTACCGGGAAACCGTTAAAGAGGTGGTGCTGTTTCTGGAAGGGCGGCAGGAGGATTTAATTAAGCGACTGCGCCGGCGCATGGAGGAAGCGGCGGACCACCTGGAGTTTGAAAAGGCGGCCGAACTGCGGGACCAGCTGCAGGCGGTGGAAAAAATCGTGGAGCGGCAGAAGGTGGTTGCCACCGACCCGGTGGACCAGGACGTCATTGCCATGGCCCGGGGGTTTGACGAGGCCTGCCTGACGGTGTTTTTCATCCGGGGCGGCAAGCTCATCGGCCGGGAAAATTATTTCCTGGAGGGCACCGATGCCCGGGAGCGGGGCGAGGTGATGGCCGCCTTTGTGCAGCAGTTTTATAACCAGACCGAGTTTGTGCCGGGCGAAATTTTGCTGTCGGAAGAAATTGCCGGGGCGGATCTGGTGGCGGCCTGGCTGAGCGAACTGCGGGGAGGCAAAGTTTACCTAAAAGTGCCGCAGCGGGGGGATAAGCACAAACTGGTGGCCATGGCTGCCCAGAACGCCCTGCTGGCCCTGGAGCAAGCGCGGCTGGAACGCCAGGCCGACCGGCAGGCGGTTGCCGATGCCCTGGGCGAACTGGCGGCGGCCCTGGGCTTGCCCCAACCTCCCCGGCGCCTGGAGTGCTACGATATCTCCAACATCCAGGGGGCGGAAACGGTGGCCTCCATGGTGGTGTTTGAGGAGGGCAAACCGGCCCGCCGGCAATACCGGCGTTTTAAAATCCGCACGGTGGAAGGGCCCAACGATTTTGCCGCCATGCAGGAGGTAATCAGCCGGCGGCTGGCCCGGTACCGGGAGGAGCAGCAACAACTGGCGGCGGGCACGCTGGCTGTCCACCAGGCCAAATTCAGCAGCCTGCCGGATCTCATCATTATTGACGGCGGCAAAGGGCAGTTGGCCGCTGCCCGCCAGGCCATGGCGGCCCAGGGCTTTGCCCACATCCCGGCCTTTGGCCTGGCCAAAGAGGAAGAGCTGCTGTTTGCCCCGGACCGGCCGGAGGCTATCCGGCTGCCCCGGGAATCCCGGGCGTTGCAACTGCTGCAGCGGCTGCGGGACGAGGCCCACCGGTTTGCCGTTACCTACCACCGGCAGTTGCGCAGCAAGCGCAATCTTAAATCCATCCTGGATGAAATAGAAGGCATCGGGCCGGTGCGCCGCCGGGAACTGTACAAGGCCTTTGCCAGCCTGGAGGCCATCAAGCAGGCCACCCTGGAAGAATTGGCCCGGGTGCCCGGCATGAACAAAAAGGCCGCCGAGGCGGTATACCTGTTTCTGCGGGAACAGGAGTAA
- a CDS encoding TetR/AcrR family transcriptional regulator — translation MAKGAEDSKNRILLAAAEIFSRKGLDGARVDEIAAAAKINKRMIYHYFTSKENLYVEVLRYNYRKISALAQGTYLPGDHPADNVTRALRRYFYFLAGDEEFVRLVNWEALHQGRYGRLVGPQLLDLLQSDLAQILQDGIDRGVFRPDLDIRQTLLSIHGLCLIYFSRREVVQPIWPGDMMSEEMLAARCRHIIDFTLNGILKHKEEAK, via the coding sequence ATGGCTAAAGGGGCTGAGGACAGCAAAAACCGCATTTTGCTGGCAGCGGCAGAAATTTTTTCCCGCAAGGGCCTGGACGGCGCCCGGGTGGATGAAATTGCGGCCGCCGCCAAAATTAACAAGCGCATGATTTACCATTACTTTACAAGTAAAGAAAACCTGTATGTGGAAGTGCTGCGCTACAATTACCGCAAAATTTCCGCCCTGGCCCAGGGAACTTACCTGCCCGGCGACCACCCGGCGGACAACGTAACCCGGGCCCTGCGCCGGTATTTTTACTTCCTGGCCGGGGATGAGGAATTTGTGCGGCTGGTTAACTGGGAAGCCCTGCACCAGGGCCGCTACGGCCGCCTGGTGGGGCCCCAGCTGCTGGATTTGCTGCAGTCCGACCTGGCACAGATTTTACAGGACGGCATTGACCGGGGGGTATTCCGGCCGGATCTGGACATCAGGCAAACCCTGTTAAGCATTCACGGCCTCTGCCTGATTTATTTCAGCCGCCGGGAAGTGGTGCAGCCCATCTGGCCCGGTGACATGATGTCGGAAGAAATGCTGGCGGCCCGCTGCCGGCACATTATTGATTTTACTCTGAACGGTATCCTGAAACACAAGGAGGAAGCAAAATGA
- a CDS encoding HlyD family secretion protein, with product MTRPNKWLVAVMAVLLLLTGCTAPPAASEELTGMVEAREVDVNTKIPGRIVKIYVQEGQQVQAGDLLAKIDDEDLKAKEAQALAGIAAAKGDIAKAAAGSGLAAAGSAAAVQKAEAALAKAKADAELATKTYRRMLELHQAQAISDQQMDSAAKDYQAALAGVAAAEGDLANARASRLQVDVYQADLQRAEAALAKAEADLQQVRINLKETEIKAPCAGTVTSLNVEEGELVSTGLPLMTVTDYSDNWVNVKVKQSVLDKIQEGQQAVLTPVSLPDKKYTGKIVDISRKPEFATARATNDRGEKDIVTYNVKIRVNTAQLRPGMSVQVKFD from the coding sequence ATGACCCGACCCAACAAATGGTTAGTTGCGGTAATGGCTGTGCTGCTGCTGTTGACCGGCTGCACCGCACCGCCGGCTGCTTCGGAAGAACTTACCGGGATGGTGGAGGCCCGGGAAGTGGATGTCAACACGAAAATTCCCGGCCGCATTGTGAAAATTTATGTGCAGGAAGGCCAACAGGTGCAAGCCGGCGATTTGCTGGCGAAAATTGACGATGAGGATCTCAAGGCCAAAGAAGCCCAGGCCCTGGCAGGCATTGCCGCTGCCAAAGGTGATATTGCCAAGGCGGCGGCGGGCAGCGGTTTGGCTGCCGCCGGCAGTGCGGCGGCGGTGCAAAAGGCCGAGGCGGCCCTGGCCAAGGCTAAAGCGGATGCTGAGCTGGCCACTAAAACTTACCGGCGGATGTTGGAGCTGCACCAAGCCCAGGCCATTTCAGACCAGCAAATGGACAGTGCAGCCAAGGATTATCAGGCAGCCCTGGCCGGCGTGGCGGCCGCCGAGGGTGACCTGGCCAACGCCCGGGCCTCCCGCCTGCAGGTGGATGTTTACCAGGCTGACCTGCAGCGGGCTGAAGCAGCCCTGGCCAAAGCCGAAGCGGATTTGCAGCAGGTGCGCATTAACTTAAAGGAAACCGAAATTAAAGCACCCTGCGCCGGCACCGTTACCTCCCTTAATGTGGAAGAAGGGGAACTGGTTTCCACCGGCCTGCCCCTGATGACCGTTACGGATTACAGCGACAACTGGGTTAATGTGAAAGTAAAGCAATCGGTGCTGGATAAGATTCAAGAGGGCCAACAGGCTGTATTAACACCTGTCAGCCTGCCGGATAAGAAGTATACCGGCAAAATTGTTGATATCAGCCGCAAGCCGGAATTTGCCACCGCCCGGGCCACCAACGACCGGGGTGAAAAGGACATTGTCACATATAACGTGAAAATCCGGGTAAATACCGCCCAATTGCGGCCGGGCATGTCGGTGCAGGTAAAATTTGACTAG
- a CDS encoding ABC transporter permease has translation MAKILSIASREWQYIRGNKRLLLIMCFIPTLYILLFGLMYSNHVVKHIKTVVLDYNQTATSRLVIQAFQDSEKFDVVGYAGSEQELRRLLDNRRVTAAVVLPGDLDSNLKKGQGSEVLVIVNGSNMLYSNAVMSAANEIVATLSAGASMKTLEAGQALLPEKAAATALPLKYRLRVWYNPTFNYSNFLLLGLACTALQQVILLYMAIAVAREKETGALRELLAAGYRAHHVVLGKMIPYFLLNIISANVVLGLCFTVFRIPFRGHYLLLLLLLGVFILAILTLGIFLSIVCHNELEATQLAMLVAIPSFLFSGFTWPVQSMPLPAKLISGALPLTYLVSDVRDIALMGIGLTQVLPNLLVLAGLFAVLLPASVWCFNRQYQKMAAPAGQPPGHLSR, from the coding sequence ATGGCTAAGATCCTTTCCATAGCCTCCCGGGAATGGCAGTACATCCGGGGCAACAAGCGTTTGTTGTTGATTATGTGCTTCATTCCTACCCTGTACATCCTGCTGTTTGGCCTTATGTACAGCAATCATGTGGTTAAGCACATTAAAACCGTGGTGCTGGATTACAACCAGACTGCCACCAGCCGTCTGGTCATCCAGGCCTTTCAGGATTCGGAAAAATTTGATGTGGTGGGCTATGCCGGCAGCGAACAGGAACTGCGCCGGCTGCTGGACAACCGCCGGGTTACGGCAGCGGTGGTATTGCCCGGCGATCTGGACAGCAATTTGAAAAAGGGGCAGGGTTCCGAGGTGCTGGTGATTGTAAACGGCAGCAACATGCTGTACAGCAATGCCGTTATGTCGGCGGCCAACGAGATTGTCGCCACCCTGTCGGCCGGCGCCAGCATGAAGACGCTGGAGGCGGGCCAGGCCCTGCTGCCTGAAAAGGCGGCCGCCACCGCCCTGCCCTTAAAGTACCGGCTGCGGGTGTGGTATAACCCCACTTTCAACTATAGCAACTTTTTGCTTTTGGGCTTGGCCTGTACCGCCCTGCAGCAGGTAATCCTGCTTTACATGGCCATTGCGGTGGCCCGGGAAAAGGAAACCGGCGCCCTCAGAGAGCTGCTGGCCGCCGGCTACCGGGCCCACCATGTGGTGCTGGGCAAAATGATACCCTACTTCCTGTTAAACATAATCAGCGCCAACGTGGTGCTGGGCCTGTGCTTTACGGTTTTCCGGATACCTTTCCGGGGCCATTACCTGTTGCTGTTGCTGCTGCTGGGGGTGTTTATCCTGGCCATTTTAACCCTGGGCATCTTTCTTTCGATTGTCTGCCACAACGAACTGGAAGCTACCCAGTTGGCCATGCTGGTGGCCATTCCGTCCTTCCTGTTTTCCGGCTTTACCTGGCCGGTGCAGTCCATGCCGTTGCCGGCCAAGCTGATTTCCGGCGCACTGCCCCTCACCTATCTGGTGTCGGATGTGCGGGACATTGCCCTCATGGGCATTGGCTTAACTCAGGTGCTGCCCAACCTGCTGGTGCTGGCGGGCCTCTTTGCGGTGCTGCTGCCGGCCTCTGTCTGGTGCTTTAACCGCCAGTATCAAAAAATGGCCGCCCCGGCAGGACAGCCGCCCGGCCACCTTTCCCGCTAG
- the uvrA gene encoding excinuclease ABC subunit UvrA, producing MQDKIIIRGARSHNLKDIDVVIPRDKLVVITGLSGSGKSSLAFDTIYAEGRRRYVESLSAYARQFLGQMNKPDVDYIEGLSPAISIDQKTTSHNPRSTVGTVTEIYDYLRLLFARVGRAHCPKCGQPIARQTVQQMVDQLMALPEGSRLQLLAPVVRGKKGEHAKVLEDIRRNGFVRLRVNGELYEIGEVPALDKKKKHRIDIVVDRIIIRPGCETRLADSLETALKQSGGLAVAAVTDGPEYIFSENFACPTCGINISEISPRLFSFNNPHGACPACTGLGFNHEFDPDLIIPDKSKSIRQGAVEGWHKGQVAAAYLAGLAEKYQFSLDTPVEQLTQKQLQVILYGTGQEKVKFHYTDSYGHVHRYEVPFEGIIGNLSRRYRETQSEAMREEFEKYMSIKPCPACQGARLKPEALAVKVGDKNIAEVAALPVAEALHFFNSLRLSQRERLIARQILKEIKERLGFLVNVGLDYLTLSRSAGTLSGGEAQRIRLATQIGSGLTGVLYILDEPSIGLHQRDNERLIATLQRLRDLGNTLIVVEHDEDTIRVADHIIDMGPGAGRHGGRVVAAGRPEDIMQEPASLTGQYLSGRRRIPVPARRRPGNGQSLVIQGAAANNLKGIDVTIPLGMFVCVTGVSGSGKSTLINEVLYKALAQKLHRAKDKPGEHLGILGLEHLQKVIDVNQAPIGRTPRSNPATYTGVFNDIRELFAQLPESRARGYQPGRFSFNVKGGRCEACQGDGIIKIEMHFLPDVYVPCEVCKGQRYNRETLEVKYKGKSIADVLDMEVDEAVEFFASIPKIHRRLQTLQDVGLGYIRLGQPAPELSGGEAQRVKLAGELSRRSNGGTIYILDEPTTGLHAADIHRLLQVLHRLVDNGSTVVVIEHNLDVIKTADYIIDLGPEGGDKGGTLVAAGTPEEICRVPQSYTGRFLQPVLAQ from the coding sequence ATGCAAGATAAAATTATTATTCGCGGCGCCCGTTCCCACAACTTGAAAGACATCGACGTGGTCATCCCCCGGGACAAGCTGGTGGTGATTACCGGCCTGTCCGGCTCGGGCAAATCCTCCCTGGCCTTTGACACCATTTACGCCGAAGGCCGGCGGCGCTATGTGGAATCCCTGTCTGCCTATGCCCGGCAGTTCCTGGGGCAGATGAACAAGCCGGATGTTGACTACATCGAAGGCCTGTCGCCGGCCATTTCCATTGACCAGAAAACCACCAGCCACAACCCCCGCTCCACCGTGGGCACAGTGACCGAAATTTACGATTACCTGCGGCTGCTGTTTGCCCGGGTGGGCCGGGCCCACTGCCCTAAATGCGGCCAGCCCATAGCCCGGCAAACCGTCCAGCAAATGGTGGATCAACTGATGGCGCTGCCCGAGGGCAGCAGATTGCAGCTGCTGGCCCCGGTGGTGCGGGGCAAAAAGGGCGAGCATGCCAAGGTTTTGGAGGATATCCGCCGCAACGGTTTTGTGCGGCTGCGGGTTAACGGGGAGCTTTACGAAATAGGCGAAGTGCCTGCCCTGGACAAGAAAAAGAAGCACCGCATTGATATTGTGGTGGACCGCATAATCATCCGCCCCGGCTGCGAAACCAGGCTGGCCGACTCCCTGGAAACCGCCCTCAAGCAAAGCGGCGGCCTGGCTGTGGCAGCGGTGACAGACGGCCCGGAATATATCTTCTCCGAGAACTTTGCCTGCCCAACCTGCGGCATTAACATCAGCGAAATCAGCCCCCGGCTGTTTTCCTTCAACAACCCCCACGGGGCCTGCCCGGCCTGCACCGGCCTGGGCTTTAACCACGAGTTCGACCCGGATTTAATTATCCCGGACAAGAGCAAGAGCATCCGGCAGGGGGCTGTTGAAGGCTGGCATAAAGGGCAGGTGGCGGCGGCTTACCTGGCGGGCCTGGCCGAAAAGTACCAATTCAGCCTGGATACCCCGGTGGAACAGCTTACTCAAAAGCAGCTGCAGGTTATTTTATACGGCACCGGCCAGGAAAAAGTAAAGTTTCACTACACCGACAGTTACGGCCATGTGCACCGTTATGAGGTGCCCTTTGAAGGCATTATCGGCAACCTGTCCCGCCGCTACCGGGAAACCCAATCCGAGGCCATGCGGGAAGAATTTGAAAAATATATGAGCATCAAGCCCTGCCCCGCCTGTCAGGGGGCCCGCCTGAAGCCGGAAGCCCTGGCGGTAAAAGTGGGGGACAAAAATATTGCCGAGGTGGCGGCCTTGCCGGTGGCGGAAGCCCTGCATTTTTTTAACAGCCTGCGGCTCAGCCAACGGGAACGCCTGATTGCCCGGCAGATTCTGAAAGAAATTAAGGAGCGGCTGGGTTTCCTGGTCAACGTGGGCCTGGATTATTTAACCTTAAGCCGCTCTGCCGGCACCCTGTCCGGCGGTGAAGCCCAGCGCATCCGGCTGGCCACGCAAATTGGCTCCGGCCTGACAGGAGTGCTGTATATTCTGGACGAGCCCAGCATCGGCCTGCACCAGCGGGATAATGAAAGACTGATTGCCACCCTGCAGCGGCTGCGGGATTTGGGCAACACCCTGATTGTGGTGGAACACGATGAAGACACCATCCGGGTGGCCGACCATATCATTGATATGGGGCCCGGTGCCGGCCGGCACGGCGGCCGGGTGGTGGCGGCCGGCAGGCCGGAGGATATTATGCAGGAGCCGGCCTCCCTCACCGGTCAGTACCTGAGCGGCCGCCGCAGGATTCCGGTGCCGGCCCGGCGCCGCCCGGGCAACGGGCAGAGCCTGGTTATCCAGGGGGCAGCGGCCAACAACCTGAAGGGCATCGACGTAACCATTCCCCTGGGCATGTTTGTGTGCGTTACCGGTGTATCCGGTTCCGGCAAGAGCACCCTGATAAATGAGGTTTTGTATAAAGCCTTGGCCCAGAAATTGCACCGGGCCAAAGACAAGCCCGGCGAACACCTGGGCATCCTGGGCCTGGAGCACCTGCAAAAGGTTATTGATGTCAACCAGGCGCCCATCGGCCGCACGCCCCGTTCCAACCCGGCCACCTATACCGGGGTTTTTAACGACATCCGGGAGTTGTTCGCCCAGCTGCCCGAGTCCCGGGCCCGGGGCTACCAACCCGGCCGCTTCAGCTTTAATGTGAAGGGCGGCCGCTGTGAGGCCTGCCAGGGGGACGGTATTATTAAAATTGAGATGCACTTCCTGCCGGATGTCTATGTGCCCTGCGAGGTGTGCAAGGGCCAACGTTACAACCGGGAAACCCTGGAGGTTAAATATAAAGGCAAGAGCATAGCGGATGTGCTGGATATGGAAGTGGATGAAGCGGTGGAGTTTTTTGCCAGCATACCGAAGATTCACCGCCGCCTGCAAACCCTGCAGGACGTGGGGTTGGGCTATATCCGGCTGGGCCAGCCGGCGCCCGAGCTGTCCGGCGGCGAAGCCCAGCGGGTTAAACTGGCCGGCGAGCTGAGCCGGCGCAGCAACGGCGGCACCATATATATTCTGGATGAGCCCACCACCGGCTTGCACGCCGCCGACATCCACCGGCTGCTGCAGGTACTGCACCGCCTGGTGGACAACGGCAGCACGGTGGTGGTGATTGAGCACAACCTGGATGTCATTAAAACAGCCGATTACATCATCGACCTGGGCCCGGAAGGGGGCGACAAAGGCGGCACGCTGGTGGCTGCCGGCACGCCGGAGGAAATTTGCCGGGTGCCCCAATCCTATACCGGCCGCTTCCTGCAACCGGTACTGGCGCAGTAA